The following are from one region of the Thiocapsa rosea genome:
- the soeB gene encoding sulfite dehydrogenase subunit SoeB, which yields MTQLALVIDLNVCVGCHACVTSCKEWNTSGWAGPMVDQNPYDGSPTGTFFNRVQTFEVGVFPNTETVHFPKSCLHCEEPPCVPVCPTGASHKRADNGIVLVDYDKCIGCKYCSWACPYGARELDEQEKVMKKCTLCIDRITDATLSDRDRQPACVLACPTSARLYGDVHDPDSEVSVAIRERGGYQLMPEWGTKPANHYLPRQKNRIYISPDELTRVDNPLRKEDLTTYTGEETLDDVAW from the coding sequence ATGACTCAACTCGCCCTGGTCATCGACCTGAACGTGTGCGTCGGTTGCCATGCCTGCGTGACATCCTGCAAGGAGTGGAACACCTCCGGCTGGGCAGGCCCGATGGTGGACCAGAACCCCTATGACGGCAGTCCGACGGGGACCTTCTTCAATCGGGTGCAGACCTTCGAGGTCGGTGTCTTCCCGAATACCGAGACGGTCCATTTCCCGAAGAGCTGTCTGCATTGCGAGGAGCCGCCTTGCGTCCCGGTCTGCCCGACCGGCGCCTCGCACAAGCGCGCCGACAACGGCATCGTGCTGGTCGATTACGATAAGTGCATCGGCTGCAAATACTGCTCTTGGGCCTGTCCCTACGGTGCGCGTGAGTTGGACGAGCAAGAGAAGGTGATGAAGAAGTGCACACTCTGCATCGACCGCATCACCGACGCCACGCTGTCCGATCGCGACCGTCAGCCGGCCTGTGTGCTCGCCTGCCCGACCAGTGCGCGGCTCTACGGCGACGTCCACGACCCGGATTCGGAGGTCTCGGTGGCGATCCGCGAGCGCGGCGGCTATCAGTTGATGCCCGAATGGGGCACCAAGCCGGCCAATCACTATCTGCCGCGCCAGAAGAACCGGATTTACATCAGTCCGGACGAGCTGACGCGTGTCGACAACCCGTTACGCAAAGAGGATCTCACCACCTACACGGGTGAGGAGACCTTGGACGACGTGGCCTGGTAG
- the soeA gene encoding sulfite dehydrogenase subunit SoeA, protein MQDPIAHSDSTVGRVEVKETTCYMCACRCGIRVHMRDGEVRYIDGNPNHPLNKGVICAKGSSGIMKQYSPGRITKPLRRKAGAERGASEFETISWDEAFDMLEERLGRLRAEDPKKFALFTGRDQMQALTGLFAKQFGTPNYAAHGGFCSVNMAAGMIYTIGGSFWEFGGPDLDRAKLFVMIGTAEDHHSNPLKIAISEFKRRGGRFISVNPIRTGYSAIADEWVPIKPGTDGALLMAISHEILKQGLFDRDFLVRYTNSAELVIDDPARDDHGLFYRAEMHVEEGCFDPENKLWWDRNIDGPISTHTPGADPRLMGSYKLDMDDGIPVKPAFQLLKERLEPCTPEWAAEITGIPADTIRRLAHEMGVTARDQKIELPIPWTDCWDVEHPSVTGNPVAFHAMRGMAAHSNGFQTIRALGVLMTLLGTIDRPGGFRHKAPFPRPIPPCAKPPHGPEAVQPNTPLDGMPLGWPAKPEDLFVDADGGPVRIDKAFSWEYPLSVHGLMHNVITNAWRGDPYPIDTLFLFMANMAWNSSMNTSETRKMLVDKDVEGKYKIPFIVVCDTFSSETVAFADLVLPDTSYLERHDALSMLDRPISEFDGPVDAVRIPVLPPKGECRPFQDVLIELGSRLKLPAFVTAEGERKFRDYPDFIVNYETSPGSGIGFLAGWRGKNGDQVLKGEPNPKQWEMYAKNGCVFHHELPPSYQYMRNWNKGYLHWARAHGMIRYAEPITIHLYSEVLQKFRLAAQGKWPGRQPPDRLRERVETYFDPLPFFHRPLEDQLVDTVRYPLNALTQRPMAMYHSWDSQNAWLRQIHSHNYLFVNPLVGKKHGFADGDWIWVESTLSKVRCMCRFSEAVEPGTVWTWNAIGKANGAWGLGSNADESRKGFLLNHLISEELPPNPAGEHLSNSDPVTGQAAWFDVRVRVYKAGPDEPRVSSPQFDAMPRLPGQEKQRGKWQAYMAGVFGKK, encoded by the coding sequence ATGCAGGATCCCATTGCTCACTCCGACAGCACGGTCGGGCGAGTCGAGGTCAAGGAAACCACCTGCTACATGTGTGCATGCCGCTGCGGCATCCGGGTTCACATGCGCGACGGCGAGGTCCGCTATATCGACGGGAATCCCAATCACCCCTTAAATAAAGGGGTGATCTGCGCAAAGGGCAGTTCGGGGATCATGAAGCAGTACTCGCCGGGGCGCATCACCAAGCCGTTGCGTCGCAAGGCGGGGGCCGAGCGTGGCGCGTCCGAGTTCGAGACGATCTCTTGGGACGAGGCATTCGACATGCTCGAGGAGCGCCTCGGGCGGTTGCGGGCGGAGGATCCAAAGAAGTTCGCCCTCTTCACCGGCCGCGATCAGATGCAGGCCCTGACGGGTCTCTTCGCCAAACAGTTCGGCACTCCGAACTATGCCGCTCACGGCGGCTTCTGCTCGGTCAACATGGCCGCGGGCATGATCTACACCATCGGCGGCTCCTTCTGGGAGTTCGGCGGGCCGGATCTGGATCGCGCCAAGCTCTTCGTGATGATCGGCACCGCGGAGGATCACCATTCCAACCCGCTGAAGATCGCCATCTCCGAGTTCAAACGACGCGGCGGCCGCTTCATCTCGGTCAACCCGATCCGCACCGGCTACTCGGCAATCGCCGACGAGTGGGTGCCGATCAAGCCCGGCACCGATGGAGCGTTGCTGATGGCGATCTCCCACGAGATCCTCAAGCAGGGTCTGTTCGATCGCGACTTCCTGGTGCGCTATACCAATTCCGCGGAGTTGGTCATCGACGATCCGGCGCGCGACGATCACGGTCTCTTCTATCGCGCCGAGATGCACGTGGAGGAGGGCTGCTTCGATCCGGAGAACAAGCTCTGGTGGGACCGCAACATCGACGGCCCCATCAGCACCCACACCCCGGGGGCGGATCCGCGTCTGATGGGCAGCTACAAGCTCGACATGGACGACGGGATCCCGGTCAAACCGGCGTTTCAGCTCCTCAAGGAGCGGCTTGAGCCATGCACACCCGAGTGGGCCGCCGAGATCACCGGCATCCCGGCCGACACCATCCGGCGTCTCGCCCACGAAATGGGCGTCACCGCGCGCGACCAGAAGATCGAGCTGCCGATCCCCTGGACCGATTGCTGGGATGTCGAGCACCCCTCGGTCACCGGCAACCCGGTCGCCTTCCATGCCATGCGCGGGATGGCCGCCCACTCCAACGGCTTCCAGACCATCCGCGCGCTCGGCGTGCTCATGACCCTGCTCGGCACCATCGACCGGCCCGGCGGTTTCCGCCACAAGGCGCCCTTCCCGCGCCCGATCCCGCCCTGCGCCAAGCCGCCGCATGGACCCGAGGCCGTCCAGCCGAACACGCCGCTCGACGGCATGCCGCTCGGTTGGCCCGCCAAGCCCGAGGATCTGTTTGTCGACGCCGACGGGGGGCCGGTGCGCATCGACAAGGCCTTCTCCTGGGAGTACCCGCTCTCGGTGCACGGCCTGATGCACAACGTCATCACCAACGCCTGGCGCGGCGACCCCTATCCGATCGACACCCTGTTCCTCTTCATGGCCAACATGGCGTGGAACTCTTCCATGAACACCAGCGAGACGCGCAAGATGCTGGTGGACAAGGATGTCGAGGGCAAATACAAGATCCCCTTCATCGTCGTTTGCGACACCTTCTCCTCGGAGACCGTCGCCTTCGCCGATCTGGTGCTGCCCGATACCAGCTATCTGGAGCGTCACGATGCGCTCTCGATGCTTGACCGCCCGATCTCGGAGTTCGACGGCCCGGTCGACGCGGTGCGCATCCCGGTGCTGCCGCCCAAAGGCGAGTGCAGACCCTTCCAGGATGTGCTCATCGAGCTGGGATCGCGCCTGAAGCTGCCGGCTTTCGTCACCGCCGAGGGCGAGCGCAAGTTCCGCGACTACCCCGACTTCATCGTCAACTACGAGACCTCACCCGGCTCGGGTATCGGCTTTTTGGCCGGCTGGCGCGGCAAGAACGGCGATCAGGTCCTCAAAGGCGAGCCCAACCCCAAGCAGTGGGAGATGTACGCCAAGAACGGCTGCGTCTTCCATCACGAGCTGCCGCCCAGCTACCAGTACATGCGCAACTGGAACAAGGGCTATCTGCACTGGGCGCGGGCGCACGGCATGATCCGTTATGCCGAGCCCATCACCATCCATCTCTACTCCGAGGTCCTGCAGAAATTCCGCCTGGCGGCGCAGGGCAAGTGGCCCGGACGACAGCCTCCGGATCGGTTGCGCGAGCGCGTCGAGACCTATTTCGACCCCTTGCCTTTCTTCCATCGGCCCTTGGAAGACCAACTGGTCGACACGGTGCGCTATCCGCTGAACGCGCTGACCCAGCGTCCGATGGCCATGTATCACAGTTGGGACAGCCAAAACGCCTGGCTGCGTCAGATCCACAGCCACAACTATCTCTTCGTCAATCCGCTCGTCGGCAAGAAGCACGGCTTCGCCGACGGTGACTGGATCTGGGTGGAGTCCACGCTGAGCAAGGTGCGCTGCATGTGCCGCTTCTCCGAGGCGGTCGAGCCCGGCACGGTCTGGACCTGGAACGCGATCGGCAAGGCCAACGGTGCCTGGGGTCTGGGAAGCAACGCGGATGAGTCGCGCAAGGGCTTCCTGTTGAACCACCTGATTTCGGAAGAGCTTCCGCCGAATCCGGCAGGCGAGCATCTCTCCAACTCGGATCCGGTCACGGGTCAGGCCGCGTGGTTCGATGTTCGGGTCCGGGTCTATAAGGCCGGTCCGGACGAGCCGCGTGTGTCCTCGCCCCAGTTCGACGCCATGCCGCGACTGCCCGGACAGGAGAAGCAGCGCGGCAAGTGGCAGGCCTACATGGCCGGCGTGTTCGGGAAGAAGTAG